Within Hyla sarda isolate aHylSar1 chromosome 7, aHylSar1.hap1, whole genome shotgun sequence, the genomic segment GGAAGGGTCTCGGGCTATAAGATCAACCTCTCTAAATCTGAGGCTATGCCTCTAAATCTTCCTTCTTCCTTGGTTGCTCAGCTGCGCACTACCTACTCTTTccgctggtctccttcctctattAAGTACTTGGGCGTTTCCCTCTCCCCTAGCTATTCCTCTCTTTACTCTGTGAACTATCCCTCTTTGTTTCGAGAGCTTCGCTCCTTACTTGATAGGTGGGGTTCGCAATATATCTCCTTGGGGGTCCCTGATTTTGGCAAATATTATTGGGCGGCACACCTCCGACATCTCGCGGCGTGGTCCACCTATCACGCCTATAGCAAATGGATGGAGATTGAGAAGCTATGGTTGGCCCCTGTTCACCCTAACTCTTTCTTGTGGTCCTTTCCACTTTCCTCTCCTGTACCCCCCTTTCTAGGCCCTATGTCATTTACTAAATATGTGTGGACCTATTGCTCTAGGCGGTTCCGGCTCTTGTCCCCCTACTCCCCTATGCAATCTTTCCTTTATCGCCCGGACTTTCTTCCGGGTAGCACTGCACATATGGTCTGGGAATGGGGTTCGCGGGGGCTGTTCGGTTGGGCTGATATAGTGAACCCTGTCACACTTTGATGATATAGTGAACCCTGTCACCCTTTGATGACTTGAAGTCTCGCTGGGAGCTCCCTGCCTCTGAATTGACCCACTATATGCAACTTCGGCATTATATGTCATCGCAGCGGGGCTCTTTGACTGTGTCACTCCCCACGAGCTTTGAGAGGTTGTGTAGAGGTGGGCCGCAGACGAAGGGGCTACTATCGAGCATTTACTCTCTCCTCCTTTCCCCACTGGATGGTACCTCTCCTTCTCATCGCTACATGGGGCATTGGGAGGAAACCTTAGACACCCCACTTACGATCTCTCAGTGGCGGGTGATCTGGGATAGGGCCTCTCTGGCTTTTATTTGTACAGCTTACTAAGAAACACAGTATAAGATGCTTATAGGCTGGTACCATACTCCTGTTCTGCTAAATAGACTGAACCCGGACATACCCCCACAGTGTTGGTGTTGTGGAGTGGGCTTGGGGGATGTTTATCACATTTTCTGGTCCTGCCCGCAGATCTCTCCCTTCTGGAATATGGTCCAACGTTTGCTCCGGGAGGTCTTGGGGATTGGGGTACCTCTAGATCCTTTGGTTTACCTATTGCACCTATCTACCAGAACGTTAGCTAGGCAGCCCTTCAAATTGTTTCTACATGTTGTCCTAGCAGCCAAGACTCTTATTGCGAAGTATTGGAAGCGGACCTCGTCCCCTCCTGAGAGTAAATTGCTTGCTAGAATCCGTGAAATCCGCTCCCTGGAGTCTATTACAGCCTCCTTGAATATTACGGTCCCACAGTTTCTCTCGGTGTGGGATCCTTGGGACAGATTTACTGATAGACAGCCTCCCTGACTGTGCTGCCCCTAGACCTTGTTGTATTTCTTTCACTGTTTCTTCCTGTTTCCTTCTTTTGGTGTCTCTTCCCTAGTGTGGCGAgttactgtcccccccccccccccctttgtttgtTCCCTTCCTTAACCCCCATCCTCCCCCGCCTCTCTCCCCTTGGAGGGTTTGATGCCTTATACGTTTGATGATGTTTTTTAGCGACATTTGTTTTCAATGCATGCACATTGATCTTCTTGGTTTTGTACATTCTCTTTATGGGGGTTGATCCCCACTGCTACCTACTTGTTTGTATTGATTTCATATtttgacaaaataaataaaaaaaattacagtaaaaaaaaaaaaggaatacaattgACTGCAattgttttatatttatataaaaatgaaaataaagtaaaaaaaaaaaaaaaacatgtcaactttatgatgcaaatataaagcagacgtattgggggacatttactaatctagtctattctgggtatgcttatagaccagcatatgtggtagtctcctgtctattgtgctcctaatttatcacaggtctcacagcccttgataaattctgtgctcagacttcagggtctacagcttaaactgcatttagacctgctccaacatggtctgacatttcagcgtattttgggcagatgcgacttgtcgaacaaaagtcgcacttgataaattcagcaccaatgcattttctaatgcatttccgtctaaaatagacttgcatgcatcatgttctaaaaatcctctacagcaaaagtcgcagaaaagtcgcacatatttagactgcgactttctgtgcgacaaatttagacaggaaaagccagtctaaatcgtttgataaatctcccccattgtatttgtgaatcaatatataatttatttggaatattcattttccttacaagcagagagtttctaaGTTAGAaacatgcaacattttcaaaattttcatgaaatttggggatttttcaccaaggagaaaattctaaatcttaatttttttacacttgcatgttcttgtagagccatttatttttatttttacaaggggtaaaaggagagaatgagcgccattgagcttttggagagagaatttgtttggaatggaagttggggggcatgtgcgtttacaaagcccccatgtgccagaacagtggaccccacatgtgaccccattttggaaactacacccctcacagaatttaataaggggtgcagtgagcacaccatttctttggaacagtgggctgtccaaatgaaaaataaaatttgtaccccttattacattacgtgagggttgtattttccaaaatggggtcacatgtgggggtggggttcattgttctggcactatgggggctttgtaaacacacatggccttcaattccggacaaattttctctccaaaagcccaatggcgctccttctcttctgagttaaACACGTGTGTAGGGCTATAAAGGTGCTAGCAGCACGCCAACATTAAACAGTATTTTTTGTGAGTAAAAAATTGCAAAAACTCACATTAATCAGGAAGATTCTTCCGGCTTTATTTTCCTTATTTCATATTGCACATGGACAGCCTCGCAGGACTTAGTAAGTTACATATAGTAGCAACGATTAGCAGCGATATCTGTGCTTTCACCAGTCATGGCACAATGTTTCAGGGGCAGACCCCCTTATTCATGCGCATGAATAAGTGGGTCcgcccctgaaacgttgtgccATGACTGGTGAAAGCACAGATGTTGCTGCTAATCGTTGCTGCTATATGTAACTGTCGCCCTTCAGGCAACACTACTCCCCTCCTGCAGCAGGATCGCCGCATGCCGTGCAAGCTGGAGGATCGCCGCCCGGTAAGGGACCTTCACTTACGCCGCTCACAtcacggttcccccgctctgcccggactaccgtgggaaaccttattttccgggtcaccggagacccgcatgacccagaatcgctgcaCGCCCTGAATTTACCGACGTTCGACGACATGGGGGCGTCCCAGGCGATGTGCCGGTATGcgcgctgaatgatttcagcaggcatcccggtccagtccctgaCTGGCTagaggcggggaccgaaattcccaagggcgtattatcggggaggggcttttttttacatttattgccttaatttttttttccgcttttttttctccccattgGGCAGTGTTttcaacagtgtgcctccagttgttgcagaactacaactcccagtgtgcccagacagcctaaggctgttttGTAACAGCTTGGGGGCACACAGATGCACTCCTTtgtttgcagacactgatcaatgctgtgccattggaacctatagcacagcactgatcagtgtaatcgcTAAGGCTGCCTGCATTATTGGAGTGCTGATCGGACGAGCCATaggcaggtagggaacctccacccatcctctcagctgatcgggatccCGTGGGTTTTGCCgcgggtgtcccgatcagctccactgacctACCAAAGATTTTCGccattttagacgccacaatcaactttgatcacggtgtctaaagggttaatgacggacatcaccCGGAtaagtgatgcccagcattagcctcagctcctgagctccctTCATACACCCGCAGCACGGCTGAGCTGTATACATACAGCGGCCAGTCGTGGAGGGGTTAATTCACCTCCTCCCAGTTCtcggcactgctgggaggagagaTGGTGTTCTAATAATGGAGGGTTCGGACGGGACCTGACCgaaggagggggggaatgtgctgCAGCACAGGGAGTACTGCAGTCTCCCCGAGCTCCCTTCTGCAGCCAgggacacaggaggaggaggaggcagtaCGCCCTGTACCCTTTAAAAACTATGGGACTATTGGGGGGGTAAATAAAGCATGCATTACCCTGTTTCACATATCGCTTACTGCGCGTCTTCAGACGAACTTGCTTATATAAGTTCCAAGCCACGCCCATCGAACTTATCGGCAGGAAAATCCCTTAGCCGAAAAGGCCAAAAGGGCCATTTTCGTCCGATAATTTTcagcgacacattctatgtttatgTACTTTACCCTATTAGAAGAAAGCTGATCACAGAAAATGTTGCTAAAACTTTATATTTACTTGTTTAGATTAAGATAGTCAGAACTTATATCCACAAAAAATAACCCTCTTAGGGAAAACAAATTCTACAAACACATATATTTTTGTGACTCCGATATAAATAAGACTGTGCTAAGTGCCAGGATGATTATAATTCCTCACAATAGCTACTTAGCACAAAGTGGTCTCAGAGGTTAGGCCAAATGTTTTCATATAAACAAAATTCCTATATGTGCCTGCCTACCATCCGTAGGCTGGCAATTGTCTTGACGCGTTTCTCCCACTACTTTGTGGGTTCATCAGGAGGCACACAACTATTATTGTAGTAATATATGGAGCAATAGACAGTAGTGCAATACTACTATATGGTCGAATTTATCAGTGATAGTAGATACAAGTGTCCAAGTATAAAATACCAGTACATTAGAACAGACTACTCAGAGGCTGCAACAACCATACATTAATAGTTGCATTCTTTGGGGTCAAAAGAAAGTCCGTAATAGGCACCGCATACAAGATTTACATCCATATTGGAATGCCACCAGATAGAGGTGAAAAAGCATCTCCATCACAAACTGACATAGAAATAGACTCTGGGTGGGCCACTCATGGTTCTTTCTACCAGAACTTAGGAAGATGACTAGGTTACATCATCATGGGCCTCTAAAGGAAATTCTCAGAATTGTCTCATGGCTGTGTGCTAAGGGTTATTGTCTTGTTGAAAGGTGACCCTTAGGCCCAGATTTTATTGAAGTGAAGCTGACAGCCGGATCAAACTGATTAAAATGAGGTATAACTTACTCTGATCCATGGTCTGGTTCCAAAGAAAGACCCATTATCAGCGACATTGCTAATACCCAGGAGCCCTGCCTCCTTGCCGggtcctgcctccattgcgcaaagcCAGCAACTAACATATTATCAATGTCGGCTAATAACAGGTCTATCTCCAGAGCCAGACCACGGATCTGGGTGAATTATAAATCATTTTAATCTGGTTCAGTGGTACTTTATCCCTGTATTTTGTGTTTAGTGTGGGTATactggctgtcagtttccctttaaaggggtattccgcccctagacatcttatcacatatccaaaggataagggataagatgtctgatcgcaggggggcccgctgctgggacaagCCCGTCCCTGTTCCAGccactggttttctccagacatgacaTTTAGAATTCAGGCCAAAATGTTCAATCTTCATTGTTGACACTTTGAAAgtgtctcccatctgcacacaggatctttggggtTCAGACATAATGACTAATTTGATTCTTGGTCATGTTTCTTATCAAGGCTCTTCTCCCCCAATTGCTTAAATTTGGAAGAGTGCTGGTTGTTCGAAATTCTTTATACCCTTCTCCACAATCCTTTCTATGAGCTCTACAGACAGTttcccccctcatggcttggtttttgctctgatatgcattgtcagctgttagACCTTAAATAGACTTTGCTGTGTAGTTAAAAAATATATCTTATCAACTAGGGTTGAAACGATTATTTGATAAAATTCGATAACAGAATTCGTTGTCGACGAATCCTGTTATTGAATACTTGGCCGAATTTGTTGGCTCTGGCAGTCATAAGGCTGCTTCGGGCAGGCCTGTCAGACGCTAggccgcaccgccgcagcctctgttcaTCAAGTCCCCGTCCCACCCTCCGCTGACCAACTGCTTACCAATCACACGTTCAGGGCTGGTCCTTCACTTTTCATAGGGGCTGTAATCCCAACCGCTGTACGCCCCCTCGGATGCACAAACACaggcccgacccccccccccccccgcagtggcCACAGTGGTTCCCCCCAGTCCCACAGTGTGAGcaaatataccccccccccccctcccccagtgaaaGTGGCCTGCAGATATTCCCCCACCCCCGGGCTACAGTTTTGACGGTGCGCACAATCCCCATCCTAACCCCTGTCCCGCCGCCTCCCTACATTTCCTTCCCGCCGCCTCCCTACATTTCCTTCCCGCCGCCTCCCTAAATTTCCATCCCGCTACTGTGTTTCCGCACGCAAGGCTTCCTCCAGGCACTCGGCAAGACAGCTCCCTGTAAGTGCATTAGGGGCCCTGGAAGTgaggggttgggggggggaattaactgtgtacatatgtatacacaccaatgtatctgcagagcattacaacctagtgtcatctacagacacaagggtgcaatgctctgcacacactgctatacacaaagGGCTATattcagagcattgcacccttgtgtctttagtacagacactaggatgcaatgctctgcacataagaccatttgtatagcagtgtgtatgtagtacacacacacactcacacacacacacacactgatatacacatgggggtatgtgcagagcattgcatcgtagtgtctgtactacagacacaagggtacaatgttctgcacatacccccatgggtatagcggtgtgtatgtagtacatatacactgctatacacatggggggaggtgcatttgcaccctagtgtttgtagtactacagagtctgtactacagacacgggtcgggtgcaatgctctgcagtctgcacatactcccatgtgtataggagtacTATATAAaaagagttttaaaaaaaatgtaaatgaactGCTCCCCCTTTTcttattgctatacaaaaaaagtcaaatttttttttacatatctgatactaccacatggctaactgtctgaactattaaaatatattagtgaattattaaaattttattttaatagtttagatagttacacatgcggcaatatcaaatttacgctggtttctgtaccgtataaacgtaaaaataaaaaaaaataaaattgctgctgtttggtcacatcacatgctagaaacttttaaaataattgtacataatttttcaggtagaatcagctgaacccccttttttttttttttttggcattttgaaattttttccaATTAATCGATGAAATAATCGACAattaatcgattattaaaataatggttagctgcagccctataattaactgaatttaccacaattGGACTCGAATTAAGGTGTTGAAAATTTGCAAAGTGTCAATtaaccaagtaaaaaaaaaacttaaccaagtaaaaaaaaacttactttagcctgcataaattagtttagctttcaggtgctccggtgggctggagactctctcctaggactgtatccacctttttcagcccaccggagcacctgaaagctgaactaatttatgcaggataaagtcagcaactgccgagctgagaagttcatgacgaatcgaatcactgtaacttcactcatctctaatactaaTCCTTATAAATGTTTGTTTTACTTACTTAGACGATTCTACGGTTGAAACAGCAGAAGAGGCAGTGGAGCCACCGGAAGCAGATATCAATGAGCTTTGCAGGGATATGTTTGATAAAATGTCATGCTATCTTACTGGTGAGCTGATAGGTAAGCAGCATTTTATCGGATGCATATGTCTATTTCTAGAAACATGTTCATCTATTTTTATAACTCCTGTAGAAGTGAGATGAGACAGCTGCACATACTGTTCACTACTTTATTCATTCTTTGCCTGGATGCAGTGGTCTGCAGTCAACTGACCAGGCGTGACAAGGCACTGAGAACCTCCATTCTCTACTAAGATTGGGGTCCAGAGGTGGGACCTACATCTATTATATCCTGTGTTTATCCACTTGATGTCTGTGACAGGAATacccttttagggtctattcacacatacagtattctgcgcagattttatATGCAGGATTTcaaactgtgttcagtcatttagtttacattgcattcgcagcagaaaatcctgcgcatcaaatctgcacagaatactgtatctGTGaaaagaccattaaaggggtCATCTCAAAAATCCGACCCCTGTCCTTTTGCCATGTTTCTTTAAAAGGACActgttatttaaataaaattttgccatgttgtccagacatgtcagAAAATTAGATAACACCGGGTCTCCCGGCCATTCACAGCATAGCACATACTCCTCACTGTTTAGCCATGATAGCCGGTAAAAGAGCACTGAACTGAACAGACTGGAACAGTGCTGAGTTGTTGATTTACACTATAGATCGCATGTGGGGGAAGAGGGATTACTGATGCCCTTGggctttgcaaggtgctatgtgagcagagaTGGACTGAGCCGAACAACATGCATTAAACAGCAGGTTGTAGACTGAGACACCTAGTGCCCAAGACTTTGAGCTTTTGTCCTGGGGTAAGtagtcatttttggtaaataaagtaatttacaattaaGTTAGTAATCACATATGCTATGAAACATAGGGAAGTTGTTTGAGCCAACATTGACCATTTAAGGCATGTTCCCATGAACAGGATCTGCtgctaattttgctacccattgactctaGTAggtagcagatcctgtatgtgtgaatgtactcttaaGGAACTTCCTTAGATGGCAGAATCAACACTAAATATGTGACATGATAATTAAGGCAATTTGCATTATTTTCCTCTAGTGTAGtctacaaatttttcatttttcctataTTGCAGCCACAAGTGAAGACTACAAACTTCTGGAAAATATGAATAAGCTTACATGTCTGAAATACATGGAGATGAAAGATATTGCTGGAAATATTAGCCGAAATCTCAAGGACTTAAACAAAAAGTGTAAGTGTCAGACAAGCTTTCTCCGGGTTCACAAGACATATCCTAAAAAAATCAATTTTAAACTGCTGTTTACagttgggcaaaaaagtatttagtcagccaccaattgtgcctgtaattttcatcataggtatacctcaactatgagagacagaatgaggaaaaaatccctaaaatcacatcacagtaggtatggtgttctttggatgcaactcagcattctttctcctccaaacacgacgggttgagtttttaccaaatagttcttctttggtttcatctgaccatatgacattctcccaatcctcttctggattatCCAAATGCTTTCTAGCAAACTTTAGGCAGACCTGGACATGTACTGACTTAATCAGGGGGACccctctggcactgcatgatttgagttcctggcagcgtagtgtgttactgatggtagcctttgttactttggtcccagctctctgcaggtcattcactaggtcccccgtgtggttctgggatttttgctcaccattcttgtgatcatttttttttatttaaaggtttTTTATTTTCAGAGAATAAAAGGAACCGTACATCAGGGTACAACAAGCAAATAAGAAAACACTTTTGTACAATAAGTAGGAGCCAGCGGTGCTGGGGATTGAGATCTGGTATCAACAAAAAGTCAAAAGTGAGCAGAAATGTTAAATGCTCAAGAcataaataaaactaaacataatGGAGAGCGATTCCCCATTCGGTAATAATGTGATTAGCAATGCAAGTAGGCTAATATAAGTGTATAAAtggtcttgtgatcattttgacaccacagggtgagatcttgcttggagccc encodes:
- the BLOC1S2 gene encoding biogenesis of lysosome-related organelles complex 1 subunit 2, with the protein product MAEPAGEEKLSSEQQPSASPASQPPTSQDDSTVETAEEAVEPPEADINELCRDMFDKMSCYLTGELIATSEDYKLLENMNKLTCLKYMEMKDIAGNISRNLKDLNKKYASLQPYLEQINQIEEQVASLENAAYKLDAYSKRLEAKFKKLEKR